Proteins co-encoded in one Armatimonadota bacterium genomic window:
- a CDS encoding DUF790 family protein, translated as MLTRQHRIYHWIRPGRAISSDRLEPDCLPHLVRAIAVYRRLVGRPRAQVREAARHALAALRPDRVEALVKLLEDAATYDWPRGPEAAARRLRLFEAAAREHPVLDAARAAALVADVAQDWADGGDVRSRSGVPAPTGARASSSPRTLVSLLYADYPEFHRLRAFPPDYTPEDLRDDYALAQAQALLYDAVRVTVEATDAFGHVVRAVRLARLIHQIERLPAGYRLVLDGPASVLRHTHAYGVDFAKFLAALVAVSGWTLTAEITLRKGWRPVLFALSDAHGLRSRVSPPALFDSRLEERFARKFGAARDGWRLVREGAILAAGEALLVPDFLFRHEDGTEVALEIVGYWTPEYLEYKFQKLSRVRGVNLLVAVRPQLAARAGTLPATVLSFRSGILLRDLLPRLEAFRQQGSRAGLAQGRAGDPVG; from the coding sequence ATGCTTACCAGACAGCACCGCATCTATCACTGGATCAGGCCCGGCAGGGCGATCTCTTCTGATCGCCTGGAGCCCGACTGCCTGCCGCACCTGGTGCGCGCCATCGCGGTGTACCGGCGGCTGGTCGGGCGGCCACGGGCTCAGGTACGGGAGGCCGCGCGTCACGCGCTGGCGGCGCTGCGGCCCGACCGCGTGGAGGCGCTGGTGAAGCTCCTGGAGGATGCGGCCACCTACGACTGGCCGCGGGGGCCCGAGGCGGCCGCACGCCGGCTGCGCCTCTTCGAGGCTGCCGCGCGCGAGCATCCCGTGCTCGACGCCGCACGCGCCGCCGCCCTGGTTGCGGACGTGGCGCAGGACTGGGCAGATGGAGGGGATGTGCGGTCGAGATCCGGTGTGCCCGCGCCGACCGGCGCCCGCGCGTCGAGCTCGCCGCGGACGCTGGTTTCCCTGCTCTACGCCGACTACCCCGAGTTCCACCGCCTGCGCGCCTTCCCTCCCGACTACACGCCCGAGGACCTGCGCGACGACTACGCGCTGGCCCAGGCGCAGGCCCTGCTGTACGATGCGGTGCGCGTTACGGTGGAGGCGACCGACGCCTTCGGCCACGTGGTGCGCGCTGTGCGTCTGGCGCGCCTGATCCACCAGATCGAACGGCTGCCGGCGGGCTACCGGCTGGTCCTCGACGGTCCCGCCTCGGTGCTGCGCCACACCCACGCCTACGGCGTGGACTTCGCGAAGTTCCTGGCCGCGCTGGTCGCGGTCTCCGGCTGGACGCTGACCGCTGAGATCACGTTGCGCAAGGGGTGGCGGCCGGTCCTCTTCGCCCTCTCCGACGCCCACGGGCTCCGGTCCCGCGTGTCCCCGCCGGCGCTGTTCGACTCGCGCCTGGAGGAGCGGTTCGCCCGCAAGTTCGGTGCGGCCCGCGACGGCTGGCGGCTCGTGCGCGAGGGCGCGATCCTGGCCGCGGGCGAGGCACTGCTCGTGCCCGACTTCCTGTTCCGCCACGAAGACGGCACGGAGGTCGCCCTGGAGATCGTCGGCTACTGGACCCCGGAGTACCTGGAGTACAAGTTCCAGAAGCTGAGCCGGGTGCGCGGGGTGAACCTGCTGGTGGCTGTGCGACCTCAGCTCGCGGCGCGGGCCGGCACCCTGCCCGCGACGGTGCTGTCCTTCCGCAGCGGCATCCTACTGCGGGACTTGCTGCCGCGGCTCGAGGCGTTCCGGCAGCAGGGCAGCCGGGCGGGGCTTGCGCAGGGACGTGCGGGTGATCCCGTAGGGTGA
- a CDS encoding Uma2 family endonuclease, whose translation MTVRAKVWTRDEYERLVRAGAFDPGSRVQLVQGEIVEMTPQSAAHAAAVELVQRALLRLVGPEQAVRVQMPLALGADSEPEPDLAVVAGDPRSRTAQHPTTAALVVEVADTTLEFDRTRKLALYARAMIPEYWIVNLVDRVLEVYRDPLEGTYRTIRRLGAHDRVVPLCALGPLVVADLLP comes from the coding sequence GTGACCGTTCGGGCCAAAGTCTGGACACGCGACGAGTACGAGCGGCTGGTGCGCGCCGGCGCATTCGACCCGGGCAGCCGGGTGCAGTTGGTCCAGGGAGAGATCGTGGAGATGACACCCCAGAGCGCCGCCCACGCGGCGGCGGTGGAGCTGGTCCAACGCGCGCTGCTGCGTCTCGTGGGGCCGGAGCAGGCGGTCCGCGTGCAGATGCCGCTTGCGCTCGGCGCCGACTCTGAGCCAGAACCCGATCTGGCCGTCGTCGCCGGTGACCCGCGGAGCCGCACCGCGCAGCACCCAACCACCGCTGCGCTCGTGGTCGAGGTCGCCGACACCACCCTCGAGTTCGACCGCACCCGGAAACTCGCGCTCTACGCCCGGGCGATGATTCCCGAGTACTGGATCGTCAACCTGGTCGACCGTGTCCTCGAAGTCTACCGGGACCCGCTGGAGGGCACCTATCGCACGATCCGGCGCCTGGGGGCGCACGACCGTGTCGTGCCGCTCTGTGCGCTGGGCCCTCTGGTCGTGGCGGACCTGCTCCCGTAA
- a CDS encoding glycosyltransferase — protein MPRTPVRLSVVVPCHNARATLPHVLVALDAQDVPADTFEVVVVDDGSTDDSAAIAAAHGGPARVRLVTQPHRGLAAARNAGAAAARGEVLLFLDADVLAAPDLVRRHLAHHTDSRALLAVQGRTVPDAVTLATPFGRTSHRMPDRRGAPADGLIPPTQGRSLSRDGPGRWHLGRRGRRLLSVRGLSPGGLSAVRGLSSVRGLSPLRVVGRHLSVTRAGHEAAGGFDERFQGYGFEDVDYALRFCRAGGRLVYDPGLVGVHSHPLTIEAAAARQRQNGRAAVYLWRKHGGPAWLAFHLELHPVLLPLKWLVFRTRPVAVLVERVRPWAERRQRWLILNECYNHLLWRGYYEGVFAALRQVASSGDDEERPRW, from the coding sequence GTGCCTCGAACGCCGGTGCGTCTCTCGGTCGTCGTGCCCTGCCACAACGCCCGCGCGACGTTGCCCCACGTGCTGGTCGCGCTGGATGCCCAGGACGTGCCGGCGGACACGTTCGAGGTGGTCGTCGTCGACGACGGCTCGACCGACGACAGCGCGGCCATTGCGGCCGCGCATGGCGGGCCGGCCCGCGTGCGGCTCGTGACGCAGCCCCACCGCGGGCTGGCCGCCGCGCGCAACGCCGGCGCGGCAGCAGCACGCGGCGAGGTGCTCCTGTTCCTCGACGCCGACGTGCTCGCCGCCCCGGACCTCGTGCGCCGGCACCTGGCGCACCACACCGACAGCCGCGCGCTGCTGGCGGTACAGGGTCGCACCGTCCCCGATGCGGTGACGCTGGCCACGCCGTTTGGCCGCACGAGCCACCGGATGCCTGACCGCAGGGGAGCGCCGGCCGACGGGCTGATCCCACCGACCCAAGGGCGCAGCCTGTCGCGCGACGGCCCGGGCAGGTGGCACCTCGGCCGGCGGGGCCGTCGCCTGTTGTCGGTCCGCGGGCTGTCGCCGGGGGGCCTGTCGGCGGTGCGAGGCCTGTCGTCGGTGCGAGGCCTGTCGCCGCTGCGCGTCGTCGGCCGCCACCTGTCGGTCACCCGCGCCGGCCACGAGGCCGCCGGGGGCTTCGACGAACGCTTCCAGGGCTACGGGTTCGAGGACGTGGACTACGCGCTGCGCTTTTGTCGCGCCGGCGGGCGCCTGGTCTACGACCCGGGGCTGGTGGGCGTCCACTCCCACCCGCTGACCATCGAGGCGGCCGCCGCCCGCCAGCGTCAGAATGGCCGCGCAGCCGTCTACCTGTGGCGCAAGCACGGCGGCCCGGCGTGGCTGGCGTTCCACCTGGAGCTGCACCCGGTGCTGCTCCCGTTGAAGTGGCTGGTCTTCCGCACGCGCCCGGTGGCGGTCCTGGTCGAGCGCGTGCGGCCGTGGGCCGAGCGTCGCCAGCGATGGCTGATCCTCAACGAGTGCTACAACCACCTGCTGTGGCGGGGGTACTACGAGGGCGTGTTCGCGGCGCTGCGCCAGGTGGCGTCTTCCGGTGACGATGAGGAGCGACCCAGGTGGTGA
- a CDS encoding glycosyltransferase, whose amino-acid sequence MRSSATSPREAAPREAAPGEAGTPSETAPPTGAPLLSVVIPTYNHAPLLAAALDCLAAQTLPRAAFEVVVADDGSTDATPAVLAAAAARLPLRVVRLETNRGRAAARNAALRAVRAPLVVFIDSDVLVRPDFLARHLALHRAARRPVVGRGPVVFVPRPEVPARLPMVRPSPAFLDTANASVPRQAVFDAGLFDEGFRAYGWEDVDLGLRLQALGLPRVFAPEAVAFHVQPLPLPETLAAALAREEERARTAVYLLRKHPGWRTRLLVQDTPVQRAVHFAMAAGGLLPADDALRLARWLRGRGLATLAFLVARGALNRHYLRALDRYRRTEPAGAGDAASDDAVAG is encoded by the coding sequence GTGAGGTCTTCGGCCACGTCGCCACGCGAGGCGGCTCCACGCGAGGCTGCTCCAGGCGAGGCTGGCACGCCCTCGGAGACCGCCCCGCCCACGGGCGCGCCGCTGCTCAGCGTCGTCATCCCGACCTACAACCACGCCCCGCTGCTGGCCGCAGCGCTGGACTGCCTTGCCGCCCAGACGCTCCCGCGCGCGGCGTTCGAGGTGGTGGTGGCCGACGACGGCTCGACCGACGCCACGCCCGCGGTGCTGGCCGCGGCTGCGGCGCGCCTGCCCCTGCGGGTGGTGCGTCTGGAAACCAACCGGGGCCGGGCCGCCGCCCGCAACGCCGCGCTCCGGGCGGTGCGGGCGCCGCTGGTGGTGTTCATCGACAGCGACGTGCTGGTCCGGCCGGACTTCCTGGCCCGTCACCTCGCCCTGCATCGGGCTGCGCGACGGCCGGTGGTGGGCCGCGGGCCGGTGGTGTTCGTGCCGCGTCCCGAGGTGCCCGCGCGGCTTCCGATGGTTCGCCCGTCGCCGGCGTTCCTCGACACGGCCAACGCGTCGGTGCCCCGGCAGGCGGTGTTCGACGCCGGGCTCTTCGACGAGGGCTTCCGCGCCTACGGGTGGGAGGACGTCGACCTGGGGCTGCGCCTGCAGGCGCTGGGGCTTCCCAGGGTGTTCGCCCCTGAGGCGGTGGCCTTCCACGTGCAGCCGCTGCCCCTACCCGAGACCCTGGCAGCCGCGCTGGCGCGCGAAGAGGAACGCGCGCGCACCGCCGTCTACTTGCTGCGCAAGCACCCTGGCTGGCGGACGCGGCTGCTGGTCCAGGACACGCCGGTGCAGCGGGCGGTGCACTTCGCGATGGCTGCGGGCGGGCTCCTGCCGGCTGACGATGCCCTGCGCCTGGCGCGCTGGCTGCGGGGGCGCGGGCTGGCGACGCTGGCGTTCCTGGTCGCGCGGGGCGCGCTCAACCGGCACTACCTGCGGGCGCTGGACCGGTATCGGCGCACAGAGCCTGCTGGCGCCGGCGACGCTGCGTCCGACGACGCCGTCGCTGGCTGA
- a CDS encoding glycosyltransferase family A protein encodes MARPSLQVTQAAPDPVPAPAAPQLSVVIPARNAGATLHRAVRALQAQEAAPGTFEVVVVDDGSMDGSCDSLEGMAGPAPVRVVRQPPRGRAAARNYGAREARGRVLLFLDADILATPGLVRAHLAHHAGRPGLGVQGRLATDPASLATFFMRATHRVALDTTRRRREGLSPYHVVTRNFSVDAAAFHRAGGFDEAFRGYGWEDIELAYRLVRDGVVLRYEPAALAYHHHVQTLDDLCEKMRQAGDGAVYFWRKHGRAWRLGLFLEILPVLLPVKWLVYRSGLLTAPLLPVLRLAERLGLLAVAGEVYNHLLWRAYYEGVFGAWRRPAPVAGSGEGRGASMRPRPRHVTPQDVR; translated from the coding sequence ATGGCGCGCCCCTCCCTGCAGGTCACGCAGGCTGCCCCGGACCCTGTTCCTGCGCCGGCTGCGCCACAGCTCTCGGTGGTCATCCCGGCCCGCAACGCCGGGGCCACACTGCACCGCGCGGTGCGGGCGCTACAGGCCCAGGAGGCTGCGCCGGGGACGTTCGAGGTCGTGGTCGTCGACGACGGGTCGATGGACGGCTCGTGCGATTCCCTCGAGGGGATGGCGGGGCCAGCACCCGTGCGCGTCGTCCGGCAGCCACCCCGCGGTCGGGCTGCCGCGCGCAACTACGGCGCCCGGGAAGCCCGGGGCCGCGTGCTGTTGTTCCTCGACGCCGACATCCTGGCGACGCCCGGGCTGGTGCGCGCGCACCTGGCGCACCACGCCGGGCGCCCGGGCCTGGGGGTACAGGGACGGCTGGCCACCGACCCGGCGAGCCTGGCGACCTTCTTCATGCGCGCCACCCACCGCGTGGCGCTCGATACCACGCGGCGCCGCCGCGAGGGCCTCTCGCCCTACCACGTCGTCACCCGCAACTTCTCCGTCGACGCCGCGGCGTTCCATCGCGCCGGCGGCTTCGACGAGGCGTTTCGCGGCTACGGCTGGGAGGACATCGAGCTGGCCTACCGCCTGGTCCGCGACGGGGTCGTGCTGCGCTACGAGCCGGCGGCGCTCGCCTACCACCATCACGTGCAGACGCTGGACGACCTGTGTGAGAAGATGCGCCAGGCCGGGGACGGGGCGGTGTACTTCTGGCGCAAGCACGGGCGGGCGTGGCGGTTGGGGCTGTTCCTGGAGATCCTGCCCGTGCTGCTGCCGGTCAAGTGGCTGGTCTACCGCAGCGGGCTGCTCACGGCGCCGCTGCTGCCGGTGCTGCGGCTGGCAGAACGCCTGGGCCTGCTGGCGGTCGCGGGCGAGGTCTACAACCACCTGCTGTGGCGCGCGTACTACGAGGGCGTGTTCGGCGCGTGGCGGCGACCGGCGCCTGTGGCGGGATCCGGGGAAGGACGGGGCGCGTCGATGCGTCCGAGGCCGCGCCACGTGACGCCGCAGGACGTCCGGTGA
- a CDS encoding ABC transporter ATP-binding protein: MSAHRGAGTAGTSDLACLAGYVRAYLGHLVTALVAMALVTAANLVAPSYAGGLIDRLIATRDFAVLNRAALVMLGLFGVRSVALFVQLYATYYMSHRITADLRQDLFARIQRWSLARFAVWQSGDAIARSLQDTQLVQTELLGGVVDAASTTLMLGGIVAMLLWIDWQLAAVIALIIPAVLLLARAFGREIQGTATRAQEHVAGLAGLIREAFVGARIIRAFASEDREIGRFRQVNERTFRANLKIARMIAIQVPVTSFLTAFGALIVLWVGGQRVTAGHLTAGALVAFLAYVALAIEPAQALVRHYAGLRQALGAFARVRTLLEEPEAPGDAPGAVALPPIVGHVRFHQVSFAYEPGQWVLRDVSLEARPGERVALVGTSGAGKTTLVNLLARFYDPTTGTVEIDGHDLRRVKVRSLRRQIGLVPQETVLFRGTVRDNIAYARPDATLDEVTAAARAANAHDFIMALPQGYETLLGDDGLQLSGGQRQRLAIARALLNAPRLLILDEATSALDSESEALIQEAMERITRGRTTFIIAHRLSTVRTADRIVVLDQGTVVEEGRHDELVARDGIYARLLRLQMLDLPAVERAAVSQP; encoded by the coding sequence GTGAGCGCACACCGCGGCGCGGGCACGGCAGGTACCAGCGATCTGGCGTGCCTGGCCGGCTACGTGCGCGCTTACCTGGGGCATCTGGTCACGGCGCTCGTGGCCATGGCGCTCGTGACCGCTGCGAACCTCGTCGCCCCGAGCTACGCCGGCGGCCTCATCGACCGGCTGATCGCGACGCGCGACTTCGCGGTGCTCAACCGCGCGGCGCTGGTGATGCTGGGACTGTTCGGGGTCCGCAGCGTAGCGCTGTTCGTCCAGCTCTACGCCACGTACTACATGAGCCACCGCATCACCGCCGACCTGCGCCAGGACCTGTTCGCCCGGATCCAGCGGTGGTCGCTGGCGCGGTTCGCCGTGTGGCAGTCGGGCGACGCCATCGCCCGCAGCCTGCAGGACACGCAGCTGGTGCAGACGGAGCTGCTGGGCGGCGTGGTGGACGCGGCGAGCACGACGCTCATGCTGGGGGGCATCGTGGCGATGCTCCTGTGGATCGACTGGCAGCTGGCGGCGGTGATCGCCCTGATCATTCCCGCGGTGCTGCTGCTGGCCCGGGCGTTCGGCCGCGAGATCCAGGGCACGGCCACCCGGGCGCAGGAGCACGTGGCGGGCCTGGCCGGGCTGATCCGGGAGGCGTTCGTCGGCGCCCGCATCATCCGGGCCTTCGCCAGCGAGGATCGCGAGATCGGTCGCTTCCGCCAGGTGAACGAGCGGACGTTCCGCGCCAACCTCAAGATCGCCCGGATGATCGCGATCCAGGTCCCGGTGACCAGTTTCCTCACCGCGTTCGGCGCCTTGATCGTGCTGTGGGTTGGCGGGCAGCGGGTCACGGCAGGCCACCTGACCGCCGGCGCGCTGGTGGCGTTCCTGGCCTACGTGGCGCTGGCCATCGAGCCGGCGCAGGCGCTGGTACGCCACTACGCCGGCCTGCGCCAGGCCCTGGGCGCGTTCGCGCGCGTGCGGACGTTGCTGGAAGAACCGGAAGCGCCCGGCGACGCCCCCGGGGCGGTGGCGCTGCCGCCCATCGTCGGCCACGTGCGGTTCCACCAGGTCTCCTTCGCCTACGAGCCCGGGCAGTGGGTGTTGCGCGACGTGTCGCTGGAGGCGCGGCCGGGGGAACGCGTGGCGCTGGTGGGGACGAGCGGCGCCGGCAAGACCACGCTGGTCAACCTGCTGGCGCGCTTCTACGATCCCACCACGGGCACGGTGGAGATCGACGGCCACGATCTCCGCCGGGTGAAAGTGCGGTCGTTGCGCCGGCAGATCGGGCTGGTACCGCAGGAGACGGTGCTCTTTCGGGGGACCGTGCGCGACAACATCGCCTACGCCCGCCCCGACGCCACCCTGGACGAGGTCACCGCGGCGGCGCGGGCGGCCAACGCCCACGACTTCATCATGGCCCTGCCGCAGGGCTACGAGACGCTGCTGGGCGACGACGGGCTGCAGCTGTCCGGAGGCCAGCGCCAGCGGCTGGCCATCGCCCGGGCGCTGCTGAACGCCCCGCGCCTGCTGATCCTCGACGAGGCCACCTCGGCGCTGGACAGCGAATCGGAGGCCCTCATCCAGGAGGCGATGGAGCGCATCACCCGGGGCCGTACGACCTTCATCATCGCCCATCGCCTCTCGACGGTGCGCACCGCAGACCGGATCGTGGTGCTCGACCAGGGGACCGTGGTCGAAGAGGGCCGCCACGACGAGCTGGTGGCCCGCGACGGGATCTACGCCCGGCTGCTCCGCCTGCAGATGCTGGACCTCCCGGCTGTGGAGCGTGCGGCAGTGTCCCAGCCGTAG
- a CDS encoding HEPN domain-containing protein, which produces MTNHEMAEAHLRQARAILAEARDLHARGVWNLVVRRAQEAVDLALKAALRWAGVEVPGVRDVGDALVDHQSRFPAAFRAHLDRFVAISRRLGRERERSFYGDEATARAPQDLYGEHDAALALEDAEFVAHWCDRLIGH; this is translated from the coding sequence GTGACCAACCACGAGATGGCCGAAGCCCACCTCCGCCAGGCGCGCGCCATCCTGGCCGAGGCACGGGACCTGCACGCCCGGGGCGTGTGGAACCTGGTCGTCCGCCGGGCGCAGGAAGCGGTGGATCTGGCCCTCAAGGCGGCGTTGCGCTGGGCGGGCGTGGAGGTCCCGGGAGTCCGCGACGTCGGGGATGCGCTGGTCGATCACCAGAGCCGGTTCCCCGCTGCGTTTCGCGCGCACCTCGACCGGTTCGTCGCGATCTCTCGTCGCCTGGGCCGCGAGCGCGAACGGAGCTTCTACGGCGACGAAGCCACCGCAAGGGCGCCCCAGGACCTCTACGGGGAACACGACGCCGCCCTGGCGCTGGAGGATGCGGAGTTCGTGGCGCACTGGTGCGACCGGCTGATCGGACACTAA
- a CDS encoding nucleotidyltransferase domain-containing protein, with amino-acid sequence MHAGTRPHGPELAQRLRDLARLYVAALQESAGPALVSAVLFGSVARGEAGPVSDIDLLLVVEGLPPSQLARHDVLQAADACIEPERVRLRREGIVTDVRPILKTPEEAQRITPLYLDMVEDADLLYDRDGFFAGVLGRLRERLAALGARRVRRGQAWYWDLKPDFRPGEIFEL; translated from the coding sequence ATGCACGCGGGGACCCGCCCTCACGGTCCGGAGCTCGCGCAGCGGCTCCGCGACCTGGCCAGGCTGTACGTGGCTGCCCTCCAGGAGAGCGCGGGGCCGGCGTTGGTCTCGGCAGTCCTCTTCGGGTCGGTGGCCAGGGGCGAGGCAGGCCCGGTGTCCGACATCGACCTGCTGCTCGTGGTCGAAGGACTGCCGCCCTCCCAGCTGGCCCGCCACGACGTGCTCCAGGCGGCCGACGCGTGCATCGAGCCTGAGCGCGTGCGCTTACGCCGCGAGGGGATCGTGACCGACGTCCGTCCCATCCTCAAGACGCCGGAGGAGGCGCAGCGGATCACCCCCCTCTACCTCGACATGGTGGAGGACGCGGACCTGCTGTACGACCGTGACGGCTTCTTTGCGGGGGTCCTCGGACGGCTTCGGGAGCGTCTTGCGGCGTTGGGGGCCCGCCGCGTCCGCAGGGGCCAGGCATGGTACTGGGACCTCAAGCCCGACTTTCGGCCGGGGGAGATCTTCGAGCTGTGA